The sequence below is a genomic window from Desulfobacterales bacterium.
CCAGCATCCGGCTTTGCCGGATTAGGGGGGCGTTATAAAAAGAAGCAACGATCGCGAAAGCAATGAAATCCGGATACTGAGGGCATGAAGAAACTCTCTTTTTTACTTGTGGATGATAATTCCTGGGCGCTTAAGGAGCTACAGGATGCCTTGAAATACTTTGGGTACCGCACCATTGAAGAGACGAGTCGCGCCGATGAGGCTTGGCGGATGCTTCGATTCCGGCGATATGACTGTATCATCGCGGAAATGGAAATGCCCGGCATGAGCGGGCTTGAATTGCTGAAAAAAACTCGGGAAGACGATCGGTTTTACAATATTCCCTTTTTCCTCACCAACTCGGCCTTTACCAAGGTGAAAGTCGTCATAGCCGGCCGGGAAGGAGCCACTGGCCTGATCGTCAAACCGTTTGATGTTCAAAATTTCAGACAAAAAATGGAAATGCTCAAGGTTGAACCGGCGGATGCGCCCGATCTGGTTGAGACTCGTCAAGCGCTGGAAGAAGGGCTCAAGTTGATCGAGCGGAATGATCATGCGGGTGCCCTGACGGTTTTTGAAAAGATGGTCGAAGCGGGAGAAAGCGCAGAAGTATATTATAATATCGGTTATATCAAAACCTCTCAGGGACAATACGGGGAGGCCATTGCCGCGTTCCGAAAGGCGACGCAACTGGACCGTCTTTTTGCCAAAGCCTATGAGGCAATGGGGCGAGCCTACCAGAAACTGGGGCGGAAACAGGATGCTGAAAAGGCGTTGCAAAAGGCGGCCGATATTTATATGACCAAAGAGAAAATGCAGGATGCCGAGGAGATTCTGACGGAAATTATGGAAATCAATCCGGATACGGTCAATGTTTATAATAGTCTGGGGGTGCTCTATCGAAAGAAGGGAGATTATTTAACCGCACTCAAACATTACCAGAAAGCATTGAAGATTCACCCCGATACGCCGCACATTTATTATAATATGGGCAGGCTTCATCTTGATTTGAATGATCCCGGAAAAGCAAAACGTTTTTTTGCCGATGCGGTTAAATTGGACCCCGGGTTTAAAGAGGCAAGGGAAGTGTTGGATGCTATCGAGCTGGGTGAATTTTAACCCATTGAGCCAGTTCCAGAACGCCCCATTATCTATTTGAATGGGGTAAGTCGCATTACCCACTCATTGGCGGCATCCGGGTCCGTGGTCCTGACTTCCTGAATCCGTGCATGATGACAGGTTTCTTTCAGGCGAAGCTGGGTGTGCAATCCGGTGATGAGTGTGCCGACATGAATCAGACCACTGGCGCTGACCACTGCGATGGCTTTCGTTGTTTTTGACAGCTCCCGAATGGATTGCTTTTCGGTTGTCAGTTCATCAATTTCTTCCTGTAATGTTGCCATGTCCGTTTCAAGAGCGGCAATTTGTGCTTCCGTTTTTTCCTGCTGATCAAATTGTGCGGTGAGCGTCTCCTCGGCCTCTTTCGCTTTTTGCGCAAGCTCTTGAATTTTTTTCTCCATTTCCACAACCGCCTCGGGCTGTGCCGCCGCTTTAAGTTTTTCCAGATTTGCCTGCATGTCGCGTCGCGCCACCATGGAGCGATCCTGTACCTGGGCCAGTTGGGTGATTTTCTGATGAAGCGTCTGCTCTTCGATATCCAGTGCAGCCATTTTTGATCTTAACTGCGCATGCCTCTCCTGGCGTCTGGCGATGGCGTTTTGAATTCCTTGAATTTCCTGCTCTATATGTGCATCCACGCCGGCT
It includes:
- a CDS encoding tetratricopeptide repeat protein; the encoded protein is MKKLSFLLVDDNSWALKELQDALKYFGYRTIEETSRADEAWRMLRFRRYDCIIAEMEMPGMSGLELLKKTREDDRFYNIPFFLTNSAFTKVKVVIAGREGATGLIVKPFDVQNFRQKMEMLKVEPADAPDLVETRQALEEGLKLIERNDHAGALTVFEKMVEAGESAEVYYNIGYIKTSQGQYGEAIAAFRKATQLDRLFAKAYEAMGRAYQKLGRKQDAEKALQKAADIYMTKEKMQDAEEILTEIMEINPDTVNVYNSLGVLYRKKGDYLTALKHYQKALKIHPDTPHIYYNMGRLHLDLNDPGKAKRFFADAVKLDPGFKEAREVLDAIELGEF